The Sediminicola sp. YIK13 genomic sequence CTTTCCTTCATATTATTTTTTTATACACAATTTGCGCCTAAAGCAACTCATGCCTTTAATCCAACGTTGAACATATTATAAAAAGCAATATAGAGTATATGACCTCTAATTTTCGCTAAAATTCTATGTTTTTGTAAGAAGTTATTAACTTGTAGGAATGGTGGGTAGAGTAGTGTAAATGGTTGGTTTTGGGTTACAATTTGCATGTTGTTTATCGAGCATTACAAAGAAGCGGATAACAACTCAATTTTCCTTACGGTTTCCCGTAATAGGGAAGAGAATATTTAATTGTCAGGTTGAGCCTTTCGACTTCGCTCAAGACAGGCTGCGTCGTAACCTTTGTGACACGGAGCGTTGATTTGAAGCGGTGCCACTGTCCAGACCTCTCGACTGCGCTCGAGGGGACAGAAATAAAGGTGGCGGTGACACTGTCCAAACCTCTCGACTGCGCTCGAGGGGATAATAAAAAGGTGGTGGTTCCACTGTCCAGACCTCTCGACTCCGCTCGTGGAGACAAATAAAGGTGGCGGTGCCACTGTCCAGACCTCTCGTCTGCGCTCGAGGGGACAAAAAAAGGTGGTTGTACCACTGTAAAGACCTCTTCACTGCGCTCGAGGGGACATAAAAAGGTGGCGGTGCCATTGTCCAGACCTCTCGACTGCGCTCGAGGGGACATAAAAAGGTGGCGGTGCCATTGTCCAGACCTCTCGACTGCGCTCGAGGAGACAAAAAAAAGGCAGCCTGGACATGTAGATGCCCAAGCTGCCTTTTTTTTAATATTAGTGTTTTGCTATTAGTGTTGTTGCATTTTTCCAACAATGGTCCCCACTGCGGATTTTATTTTATCAATTGCACCTATTACTGCCTGATCTACTGAGTCTGCCTGATTGGTGACGGCAATGGGTTGCTTGCCCTCAATTCTGGCCTCAATTAAACAGGAGATATCATTGATGCCATCTTTTTTTCCATTCTCATCTTTCAAGTGTACCTCAATTCTGGTAATATGGGAATCGAACCTTTGCAGGGCTTCTGCAATTAGGGAGGAAAAATATTCTTCACTTCTCTGTTCCCCTGAAATAGTCTTGTCGGTATTAATTTGAATTGTCATATGCTATGTTTTTTGCTTAAATTTCTAAAAGGCTATTTAGCGAAGCCAAATAGCCTTTTAATTTTGTGTAAGGTACTCCTTTATCCGGTGTGGATAGGAAGTATTTAGTTTCTTTGATCATCTCCTGGTCTAGGCGACTTAAATACATCTAATCCCTCTTTTCTATACTCCATCACTTGTTTCTTGATAAACTCACGGAACTCCTTATTGCTCTGATCGTCCTGTTTGGAGAATTCAGCTACTGTTTTTGTTATCCCTTTTGACTTTGTATTCAAAAAAGTTGTACTCATAAAAAATTGTTTTAATAGTTAGTTTGCAGTTTAAAAATTTAATAATGAAATTTTATTAATACCATCTTAAAATCCGGAGAATAAGTTAACAATTGGCATACCCAAAAGTGAGGTAACTACTTAAAAATAAGGCTATTGGTTTGTCTCCCAGTGTCTTAGGCGGCTGAGGTGTTTAAGGTAAAGATTTCCCATAATGGGAGGAAATTGTGGGAGAAGGGGGGAGGTAAAAAAAAGGCAGTGGTGCCACTGTCCAGACCTCTCGACTGCGCTCGAGGGGACAGAAATAAAAGTGGCGGTGCCACTGTCAGGTTGAGCCTTTCGACTCCGCTCAAGACAGCCTGCGTCGAAACCTATGTGACACGCAAGGTTGGTTAATGGTGTCACTGTCCAGACCTCTCGACTGCGCTCTAGGGGACAGGAGGGAAATGTTTCGTTGTCAGGTTGAGCCTTTCGACTCCGCTCAAGACAGGCTGCGTCGAAACCTATGTGACACGCAAGGTTGGTTAATGGTGTCACTGTCCAGACCTCTCGACTGCGCTCGAGGGGACAGCTGTAAAATGTTTCGTTGTCAGGTTGAGCCTTTTGACTCCGCTCGGGGGAACAAAAGGAAATGTTTCGTTGTCAGGTTGAGCCTTTCGACTCCGCTCAAGACAGGCTGCGTCGAAACCTATGTGACACGCAAGGTTGGTTAATGGTGTCACTGTCCGGACCTCTCGACTCCGCTCGAGGGGACAGTAGGCAATCCTGTTACCTTTTAGGCATTCGAAATTGTATCATCAGGGAGGACACTATCTTTACCGTACCAATGGTAATTACGGCATACTCCACATCAAACAGATCCGCTATGATTCTGGAAAGAATGGCACCTTTTAACTGCTGCCATTGTAGGTAGCTACTAGATCAAATAGTAATTTATATCAGACCGGCACCAAGCGCAAGGGATATAAGAATCAACATGATGGCCACGATAGACTGTAAGGATTTAAGGGTTACCTTTTTTAGAAGTTTATTACCTAGGTAGGCACCCGTAATGGCGGATATGGTGGCAATAACCACTAAGGGTAGGTTGTCTATAAGACCTGATTTTGAAAACCTGGTCGCATAAACCCCCAACCTCGTAAAATCCACAAAAGTGGATACCACCACGGAGGTCCCTATAAAAACTTCCTTTGATAATCCGGCCTTAATTAAAAAAGCACTTCTCAAGGCCCCTTGATGCCCGGAAAGTCCTCCAAAAAATCCGCTCAGAGCACCGCCCAGGGGTAATTTTCCTTCTGAAAATTGGAGTCGCTGAAACGAGGGCAACAAATCCATTAGCGCAAAGAAAATGAGCAAGATGGAAATAATGAATTTCACCGGATATACTTCATAGGTGTTTCCCAAAAATTGATATGAGAAAATAGCCTTGGCATCTGGGATATGAAGTAGAAGCCATGCCCCAAAAAAGGCAAAAACAACGGCCGGGACTCCAAATTTTAGGAGTACTCTTTTATTAGCATGCTTACCTACCAATATTATTTTAAAGATATTGTTGAAAAAATGGACCAAGCCAGTCAATGCTATGGCCAGTTCCACAGGAAAAAAGAGCATAAATACGGGGGTAAGTATGGTCCCCAGCCCAAAACCGGAGAAAAAGGTTAGAATGGCGACCAGGAAAGATACTATTGCTATTAGGATTGTCTCCATATGAATCGAGGGCTGCAATTCATGGATAACCGTTATATTCTAGATAATAACGGATGCCATAGATTGATTTATGATATCAATATAGCAATTAATGCCCTTGACGACCAAAAAGAAATGGAAATGAACGACCTATTTTGAAAATGTAATTGGATGTGGCCTTTGTCATCAATTGTTGTTCAATTTAATAGTCGGTAATGGATTGGTATTCCTTTTTCCAACCAAATAATTTCTATATATAAGTTTCCATTTTCATTTAGTTTACCCAAGGTTAGCTTAGGGTCAATGGGTGAAGAACCATGTGGTAAAACTGTACGCCATTGAAAACCTTCCCAGGCGCTATTAAAACCATTTTCCTTGTCTGAGACTGTTATTTTCTTGATGATACTGAGGGATTGGTCATTCAAATAGGCTGAAGTTGAAGAAAGGTCAATACGGATGATGGGTGCAAAACTATCTTCAATAGGTCGAAGGTTCAATATCGAGTCTTTGTAGTTTATGGAGAATGCAATAGATCCCGATTTGACGAACTTTAATTCAGGAAGAATATGCTCTTGTTCCAATTCTATAATTTGTATTTTTCCGTTTTCATCTTTTAGAACCCTTGTTTTGGTTTTAATGGGAACTAACTTGTTCTCCATCAATTTAAAGGAGTATTCTCCATCAGCAAACTCATTGCCAATAAACTTATGAAGTTCCATTTTTAGCTGTTGTGAAAAGCCATATGACATGTTCAACAGAAAGACAAGAAGTATTAGTGATGCGTGTTTCATTGTTTTCCATTTGAGGTTAACCTAACTTTTGATAATTAGCTTATTTGTTCTACCAACAATTCAAGGATAATATCTGATGACTTAATAATATCCAAGCAATATCTCCATGGTTCCATCTGAATGGAAAGTGTTTTCTTTGATGGTGATAACAGGTCTTAAATCATTTTTAAAATATTTCTTAGAATAAATTATTGCTTCCTATTTTAGAATAAGATAGCTAATAAATAAAAGCAAAACGTTCATAACAGACTGTATTATCAGTTTGTGATAATGCGTGTTTTATGTAATTAGGTTATTTTTCTGCTAATTAGATGGTCTAGTCCAATTTTTCCAGAACCAAAAACCAAAGCATAAATACTGACCCATAAAAATCCCAACGCGGGAAGAATTGGCCAAACCCCTTGTTCCAGTACCTTTGGCCATTGCTGAAAGAAGATAGCTGTTAACATTGTCAGACCAATCATTAGTCCCCAAAATCTAGTGGCCAATCCCAAGGCTAGAAAAAGGCCTCCAATCGCTTCACTTGCGGCACCCAGCCAAGCAAACAACCAAGGAGCTAAGCTAAATGGGATCCCAAATTTTGCCACATCCTCAGGAAACCAACTAGCTACTTCGAACAATGCAAGTGGCTCCTCTGAGTTGGACCATGGCATTCCAAATTTACTAGAGCCAAAGTCGAGGGTCAATAACAGTCCACAAAGTATCCTGGGAATAGCAAATAAAATATTTCCCCATAAAGAGGTAATGGCTATTGGTTTTAGATTCCATTTTGTGAAACTTTTTAAAAAACGCATATCAATATGTTTTATCAGATACAAGGGCACCCGACAGATTAATTTTATGAAAGATACAACAACTTATAATTAGGTTTTTAAAGGCTAAGGTCAAAGGATTGAGCAGAAATCTCTTTTTTTAGGGTGCATGAAAAATTCTTCTTTGCTATTTGGGCGTTTTATTGGGAAAGCTAAGTTTCCGTTCTTCCCTTATTTCACCAATATGGTAATAGGCTATTATTTCTAATATGAGATTGTCTTGAACATAATACCATTCACTCACCTCCATAGAAAAATCGCCCTGGGTGGTAGTGTAGCGCACGCCGGCCCTGTTCTCGCCATATAGGGCTTCGTGCAGTTCAAATTTATGTCCTAAAAATTTATCCTTATTGGTGGCCACCAACTCTAAATACGTTTTTTTGCCTACTATGGTGCCAAATGGACTGCTATGCTTGAAATTTTCAGCTATGGGGAGGGAATTAAAATCTCCGGATTCCCATAGATCGAACCATCTTTTTACCAAATCTTTTATCCCCATTGTTTATACGTGCTGATCAATTAAAATGGCATTGCCGTCTGGATCCGTCAAAACAATACTCGCTGGTCCATTTGTACTTTCATCTGCTTCTTGGTTAAGTGGGATGCCGTTTTTCTTTAAGGATTTTTGAATTTCCCTGACATCATCAAAACTGTCCAGTTTCTTTGCGTTGGTATCCCAACCTGGATTAAACGTTAAAATATTATTTTCAAACATGCCCTGAAAAAGTCCGATCAGGGAGTGTTCATTTTTCATAATGAGGTAATTTTTTTCAAGGTCCCCTGCAAAAACAGTGAATCCCAATTTCTCGTAAAAATCCTTGGATACCTTTATGTCCTTAACATTAAGGCTAACTGAAAATGCTCCTAATTTCATAACAGTGATTTTTTTTGGTTCCTATTAGAACCTCAAGTTATGATTTTATGGAGAATAACTGGATGCGAACAGTGGATTTGTTGCAAGCCAATAAATATATCGAGGGTAGTCCATATTGGAAGTCCAAAGAATTTAAAACCGCTCGAGGGGACATTAAAAGGTGGCGGTGCCACTGTCCAGACCTCTCGACTGCGCTCGAGGAGACAGGAATGTGCCAGAGGAAACTATAAGTACTCCTCTTTCTAATTTTTACGCTGGCTTTTCCTTTATTCGTCCTTAGACAGGGCATCAAATTCTTTTCTTTTAGAAGCGAACCATTCTTTTAAGGCATCAGGGGTTGTCATGAGTTGTTTCATTTT encodes the following:
- a CDS encoding HPF/RaiA family ribosome-associated protein, with the protein product MTIQINTDKTISGEQRSEEYFSSLIAEALQRFDSHITRIEVHLKDENGKKDGINDISCLIEARIEGKQPIAVTNQADSVDQAVIGAIDKIKSAVGTIVGKMQQH
- a CDS encoding DoxX family protein — its product is MRFLKSFTKWNLKPIAITSLWGNILFAIPRILCGLLLTLDFGSSKFGMPWSNSEEPLALFEVASWFPEDVAKFGIPFSLAPWLFAWLGAASEAIGGLFLALGLATRFWGLMIGLTMLTAIFFQQWPKVLEQGVWPILPALGFLWVSIYALVFGSGKIGLDHLISRKIT
- a CDS encoding sulfite exporter TauE/SafE family protein, producing the protein METILIAIVSFLVAILTFFSGFGLGTILTPVFMLFFPVELAIALTGLVHFFNNIFKIILVGKHANKRVLLKFGVPAVVFAFFGAWLLLHIPDAKAIFSYQFLGNTYEVYPVKFIISILLIFFALMDLLPSFQRLQFSEGKLPLGGALSGFFGGLSGHQGALRSAFLIKAGLSKEVFIGTSVVVSTFVDFTRLGVYATRFSKSGLIDNLPLVVIATISAITGAYLGNKLLKKVTLKSLQSIVAIMLILISLALGAGLI
- a CDS encoding nuclear transport factor 2 family protein encodes the protein MGIKDLVKRWFDLWESGDFNSLPIAENFKHSSPFGTIVGKKTYLELVATNKDKFLGHKFELHEALYGENRAGVRYTTTQGDFSMEVSEWYYVQDNLILEIIAYYHIGEIREERKLSFPNKTPK
- a CDS encoding VOC family protein; this translates as MKLGAFSVSLNVKDIKVSKDFYEKLGFTVFAGDLEKNYLIMKNEHSLIGLFQGMFENNILTFNPGWDTNAKKLDSFDDVREIQKSLKKNGIPLNQEADESTNGPASIVLTDPDGNAILIDQHV